A genome region from Mycolicibacterium litorale includes the following:
- a CDS encoding HNH endonuclease signature motif containing protein, with protein sequence MYVRSMSGNDLQAAVTALRAAFEAVAACDVDLLTRPDLVAALDDLETLWCRLPTMSHRLLARLQSEATPQQMGAKSWKEVLMVRWRISGTEANRRLTEAALLAPRQALTGPSLPPLLPATATAQSLGLINGEHVEVIRKAVDKLRGWVDTATREQFEVTLVRTAVGVGPKELKDAADLTLFLLDQDGPEPDDTERARKRGVTKHKQRDDGMVDLSASLTPEAWAVWEAIFAKYAAPGMCNPDDPQPCTSGTPSQAQIDNDHRTLAQRQHDAMLAIGRIALMSGELGHLNGLPVSVIIRTTLQDLESRAGVGTTGGGTVVPIADVIRMAGHANHYLAVFDRATGSALDLFRAKRIASPAQRIMLIARDGGCTKPGCTIGAYGCQAHHVDTDWADGGNTNVDELGLACGPDNRNVDQDNGWTTRMNDQHEVEWIPPPRLETGQARLNYYHQPERLLAPPDDPDVHGASAEPADEADIGEREGTAAPVADETGETLRTADATTSLADVDETRPVEPGSPTRFADNAGEPGGPAPPQNRAA encoded by the coding sequence ATGTATGTTCGAAGTATGTCGGGCAACGACCTCCAGGCCGCGGTGACCGCGCTGCGTGCCGCCTTCGAGGCGGTGGCCGCCTGTGATGTCGACTTGCTGACCCGCCCCGACCTCGTTGCCGCGCTGGATGATCTCGAAACCCTGTGGTGCCGGCTGCCCACGATGAGCCACCGCCTGCTGGCCCGCCTGCAATCCGAGGCGACGCCGCAGCAGATGGGCGCCAAATCCTGGAAAGAGGTGCTGATGGTCCGCTGGCGGATCTCGGGCACTGAGGCCAACCGACGACTCACCGAAGCGGCGTTGTTGGCGCCGCGTCAAGCGTTGACCGGTCCCTCGCTGCCACCGTTGCTGCCCGCGACGGCGACAGCACAGTCGCTGGGACTGATCAACGGTGAGCACGTCGAGGTCATCCGCAAGGCCGTCGACAAGCTCCGGGGATGGGTGGACACCGCCACCCGCGAGCAGTTCGAGGTCACCCTGGTCCGCACCGCGGTCGGTGTCGGTCCGAAGGAACTCAAGGACGCGGCCGACCTCACGCTGTTCCTGCTCGACCAGGACGGCCCCGAGCCCGATGACACCGAACGCGCCCGCAAGCGCGGGGTCACCAAGCACAAACAGCGCGATGACGGCATGGTCGATCTGAGCGCAAGTCTGACTCCGGAAGCATGGGCGGTATGGGAGGCGATCTTCGCCAAATACGCCGCACCAGGGATGTGCAATCCCGACGATCCCCAACCCTGCACCTCGGGCACACCGTCACAGGCTCAGATCGACAACGACCACCGCACCCTGGCCCAGCGTCAACACGACGCGATGCTCGCGATCGGGCGCATCGCCCTGATGAGCGGCGAACTCGGACACCTCAACGGGTTGCCGGTCTCGGTCATCATCCGCACCACCCTGCAAGACCTCGAGTCGCGCGCCGGGGTCGGCACCACCGGTGGCGGCACCGTCGTGCCGATCGCCGACGTGATCCGGATGGCCGGCCACGCCAACCACTACCTCGCGGTGTTCGACCGCGCGACCGGATCAGCCCTCGACCTGTTCCGCGCCAAACGAATCGCCTCCCCGGCGCAGCGCATCATGCTGATCGCGCGCGACGGCGGATGCACCAAACCTGGCTGCACCATCGGCGCCTACGGATGCCAAGCCCATCACGTGGACACCGACTGGGCTGACGGCGGCAACACCAACGTCGACGAACTCGGCCTGGCCTGCGGGCCCGACAACCGCAACGTCGACCAGGACAACGGGTGGACCACCCGCATGAACGACCAGCACGAGGTGGAATGGATCCCCCCACCACGGCTGGAGACCGGCCAAGCCCGGCTGAACTACTACCACCAACCCGAACGCCTCCTCGCCCCACCCGACGATCCCGACGTGCACGGTGCATCGGCGGAACCGGCTGACGAAGCCGACATCGGCGAAAGGGAGGGGACCGCTGCACCGGTGGCAGACGAGACCGGCGAGACCCTACGCACGGCGGACGCCACCACGTCACTGGCCGACGTCGACGAGACGCGGCCCGTGGAGCCGGGCTCGCCGACCCGATTTGCCGACAACGCCGGTGAACCCGGGGGCCCCGCACCCCCGCAAAATCGGGCGGCTTGA
- a CDS encoding DUF2786 domain-containing protein encodes MGKSNREKRMAKQRRRRRSAAQHEHRRSNSEPNPSDSERGRAQILENLIIALSAAAVGSAPWRVAELLEQHRGFERELDIAADLVVQEAIDAAWQNGWSPTDLHEVARRRVNAAAVRYLDEAIVLESQRYSAPTLHPRWRAELAAITTRTAPTAPQMWRWAARNSVDERAVVTVVLEVLHLLVTIPPLQRVLPLPGEHRHVSGAGTEVDEKMLARVRALLAKAEATEYPDEAEALSSKAQALMVRHSLKEAVADHGKGRASVAAARRIWVDNPYVAAKVALVQAVAQANRCRAVWIKNLGCVVAVGSETDLDMFDLLTTSLLVQANRAILVAGRLHGVRGQTRTKSFRLAFLVAYAARIGERLAAASSSATAEMQRDERLLPVLAARTRAADEAFARLFPTAVGTPLVAYDPVGTDAGRAAADTAVLYVRDAIAS; translated from the coding sequence ATGGGCAAGAGCAACCGCGAGAAGCGGATGGCCAAACAGAGGCGCCGGCGCCGGTCGGCCGCTCAGCATGAGCATCGCCGGTCGAACTCCGAACCGAACCCGTCCGATTCGGAGCGGGGCCGGGCACAGATTCTCGAGAACCTGATCATCGCCTTGAGCGCGGCCGCGGTCGGTTCCGCTCCGTGGCGCGTTGCTGAGCTCCTGGAGCAGCATCGCGGCTTCGAGCGTGAACTCGACATCGCTGCCGACCTTGTCGTGCAGGAAGCGATCGATGCGGCGTGGCAGAACGGGTGGTCGCCGACGGACCTGCACGAGGTGGCGCGCCGCAGGGTCAACGCAGCCGCCGTGAGGTACCTCGACGAGGCGATCGTGTTGGAGTCGCAGCGGTACTCTGCACCGACGCTGCACCCGCGCTGGCGTGCTGAACTCGCCGCGATCACGACACGAACCGCGCCGACCGCACCGCAGATGTGGCGTTGGGCCGCTAGGAATTCCGTCGACGAGCGTGCGGTGGTGACGGTGGTCCTCGAGGTGTTACACCTGTTGGTCACGATCCCGCCCCTCCAGCGGGTGCTTCCATTGCCCGGAGAGCACCGCCACGTGTCCGGCGCGGGGACGGAGGTCGACGAGAAGATGCTCGCCCGCGTCCGCGCCCTGCTGGCCAAGGCCGAGGCCACTGAGTATCCGGACGAAGCAGAGGCGCTCTCATCCAAGGCGCAGGCGCTCATGGTGCGTCATTCGTTGAAGGAGGCGGTCGCCGATCACGGCAAGGGGCGCGCGTCAGTCGCCGCGGCGCGCAGGATCTGGGTAGACAATCCCTATGTGGCGGCCAAGGTCGCCCTGGTACAGGCTGTCGCACAGGCCAATCGGTGCCGCGCCGTCTGGATCAAGAACCTGGGGTGCGTCGTCGCCGTCGGTTCGGAGACTGACCTGGACATGTTCGATTTGCTCACCACTTCGCTGCTGGTGCAGGCCAACCGGGCGATACTCGTTGCCGGACGCCTCCACGGCGTCCGGGGGCAGACGCGCACCAAGTCGTTCCGGCTGGCCTTCCTCGTCGCCTACGCAGCTCGCATCGGTGAGCGGCTCGCCGCCGCCAGTTCGTCGGCCACCGCCGAAATGCAGCGGGACGAACGGCTGCTGCCCGTGCTGGCGGCCCGCACCCGCGCGGCGGACGAGGCCTTCGCCCGCCTGTTTCCGACGGCTGTGGGAACCCCGCTGGTGGCCTACGACCCCGTCGGCACGGACGCCGGGCGCGCGGCGGCGGACACGGCCGTGCTGTACGTCCGCGATGCGATCGCGAGTTAG
- a CDS encoding CDGP domain-containing protein, with protein MKRCIVGVLAATVMAVGLLTAAPQAAAGCLYGGPTLGRCDGPVQPDGTWERCLVVAQWVPRGASSYLAPVKHCQPMSLGRPPADPNFAEPPVHIDG; from the coding sequence ATGAAGCGCTGCATCGTCGGAGTGTTGGCGGCGACGGTGATGGCCGTGGGGTTGCTCACCGCGGCCCCCCAGGCCGCGGCCGGCTGTCTGTATGGCGGCCCTACCCTCGGCAGATGCGATGGGCCCGTCCAGCCGGACGGCACGTGGGAACGCTGCCTGGTGGTCGCGCAGTGGGTGCCCCGCGGCGCCTCCTCTTATCTTGCGCCTGTCAAGCATTGCCAACCGATGAGCCTCGGCCGGCCGCCCGCGGATCCGAACTTCGCCGAACCACCTGTGCACATCGACGGCTGA
- a CDS encoding (2,3-dihydroxybenzoyl)adenylate synthase, whose product MSTGFQHVQSDLVEGFVPFPEDRAEEYRRAGYWTGRPLESLLIDAAERRPHHPAVVDVDGSLTYAELAARADRAAAAIAGLGIRPGDRVLLQLPNSVRFAVAFFGLIRAGAVPVMCLPGHRTAELGHFADVSGAVAMVIPDAVGGFDYREMAAQLVADRPALRHVVVDGDPGPFQSWSTLIDGGGQPPQRGPVDTSAPALLLVSGGTTGLPKLIPRTHDDYVYTAVSSAEACHFTSDDVYLVALPAGHNFPLACPGMLGAMTVAATTVFTADPSPEAAFALIDKHKVTVTGLVNALGKLWAQACDWEPVLPTSLRLVQVGGSRMSPEEARFILDRLSPGLSQIFGMAEGMLNFTRPGDPVDVVVHTQGRPVSPHDEMRVVDESGAEVAPGEEGELLVRGPYTLNGYYRADEANARSFSPDGFYRTGDRVRIFAEGPLAGNVEVTGRIKDVIHRGGETVSATDLEDHLLTHPGIYSAAAVALPDDYLGEKICAAVVFRGKPLTLAELNAFLDERGASTHARPDVLVPMPSLPLTAVGKVDKKKIVTQLSE is encoded by the coding sequence GTCGACGTCGACGGGTCCCTCACCTACGCCGAATTGGCGGCTCGCGCCGACAGGGCCGCGGCGGCGATCGCCGGGCTCGGCATCCGGCCCGGGGACCGAGTGCTGCTCCAGCTACCCAACTCTGTGCGGTTCGCGGTCGCGTTCTTCGGGCTGATCCGGGCGGGCGCGGTCCCGGTGATGTGCCTGCCGGGCCATCGCACCGCCGAACTGGGCCATTTCGCCGACGTCAGCGGCGCGGTCGCCATGGTGATCCCCGACGCCGTGGGCGGATTCGACTATCGCGAAATGGCTGCCCAACTCGTGGCGGACCGCCCCGCCCTGCGGCACGTCGTCGTCGACGGCGATCCGGGCCCGTTCCAGTCCTGGTCGACACTGATCGACGGCGGAGGACAGCCGCCCCAGCGCGGACCGGTCGACACCTCCGCCCCCGCACTGCTGCTGGTCTCGGGTGGGACGACCGGTCTGCCCAAGCTGATCCCCCGCACCCACGACGACTACGTATACACCGCGGTGTCGAGTGCCGAGGCATGCCACTTCACGTCCGACGACGTCTATCTGGTGGCGCTGCCCGCCGGTCACAACTTCCCGCTCGCGTGCCCCGGCATGCTGGGCGCCATGACCGTCGCGGCGACCACGGTGTTCACCGCCGATCCGAGCCCGGAGGCGGCGTTCGCGCTCATCGACAAGCACAAGGTGACGGTCACCGGGCTGGTGAACGCGCTGGGCAAGTTGTGGGCGCAGGCCTGTGACTGGGAGCCGGTGCTGCCGACGTCGCTGCGCCTGGTCCAGGTGGGCGGATCGCGGATGAGCCCCGAGGAGGCCCGGTTCATCCTCGACCGGTTGAGCCCCGGCCTGTCCCAGATCTTCGGGATGGCCGAGGGCATGCTGAACTTCACCCGCCCGGGCGATCCGGTCGACGTCGTGGTGCACACCCAGGGCCGGCCGGTGTCGCCGCACGACGAGATGCGGGTGGTCGACGAGTCCGGTGCCGAGGTCGCGCCCGGCGAGGAGGGCGAACTGCTGGTGCGCGGGCCGTACACGCTCAACGGCTACTACCGCGCCGACGAGGCCAACGCGCGCTCGTTCAGCCCCGACGGCTTCTACCGGACCGGCGACCGGGTCCGGATCTTCGCCGAGGGTCCGCTGGCCGGCAACGTCGAGGTCACCGGGCGGATCAAGGACGTGATCCACCGAGGCGGCGAGACCGTCTCGGCGACCGACCTGGAGGACCACCTGCTCACCCACCCGGGGATCTACTCCGCCGCGGCGGTCGCGCTGCCCGACGACTATCTGGGCGAGAAGATCTGTGCCGCAGTGGTTTTCCGCGGCAAGCCGCTCACCCTGGCCGAATTGAACGCGTTCCTCGACGAGCGCGGGGCGTCCACCCACGCCCGGCCCGACGTGCTGGTGCCGATGCCGTCGCTGCCGTTGACCGCGGTGGGCAAGGTCGACAAGAAGAAGATCGTCACTCAGTTGAGTGAGTGA